A single Criblamydia sequanensis CRIB-18 DNA region contains:
- a CDS encoding helix-turn-helix domain-containing protein yields MTEQKENETLVTEQPQESAKFVSITEAAKLNKVTRQAIYIAIKLKKLKASKESTRWTICVEDLEDYRKQKYSRTKSVFEGELLFDNMKGYYSVNQVARLLKVPAQKVYYATRTGYLKAERRGAAWVIHQDDVDEYKKGYLVKKRRKNKVAN; encoded by the coding sequence ATGACGGAACAGAAGGAAAACGAGACTCTGGTGACTGAACAACCTCAAGAGTCAGCTAAATTTGTTTCGATAACAGAAGCTGCGAAACTTAATAAAGTGACGCGCCAAGCGATTTATATCGCCATTAAATTAAAAAAATTAAAGGCCAGCAAAGAGTCTACGAGATGGACTATTTGCGTAGAGGACCTTGAAGACTATCGCAAGCAAAAATATTCTCGTACAAAATCGGTATTTGAAGGCGAGCTGTTGTTTGATAATATGAAAGGATATTATTCTGTAAATCAAGTGGCACGACTTTTAAAAGTGCCTGCACAGAAAGTTTATTATGCGACTCGTACCGGGTACCTCAAAGCAGAGCGAAGAGGCGCTGCTTGGGTTATACACCAAGATGATGTCGACGAATACAAAAAAGGCTATCTAGTTAAGAAGCGTAGAAAGAATAAAGTTGCTAACTAA
- a CDS encoding S41 family peptidase: MILFIRQSLFLVLLLTLPFSLFSKLPDLTEKKVTQKTNEILNLHAHYKKLTPELMKRILNNFLEELDPTKTYFIESDIQEWQDPSDEKLNAMIANFNAGNFSNFDNIFKTMIAAVERRHSIDKEIDYSKLPQNVKTDEFKDMQWVKTIDGLKDRLVRIRALQADTASRLNEELKDKSLQRIVKRQIKYEDEILNPDTVERQKFILTKVLKAVTSSLDTHTSYFTPEEAKQFMINVQQRLYGIGAQLRDDLNGFTVTKIVEGGPAAVEKALKVKDRIIAVDGEPVVGMDIIDAVELIRGEENTPVILTVIRETGDAEPKKEEKVDITIYRGQVVLKEARFESSYEPFGDDVIANLKLHTFYQDADSSSAIDLAKELEKISQDRKVKGVILDLRYNSGGLLTQAVSVAGLFISKGVVVSIKDNSGFIQHLRDIDGKKIWDGPLIVLVNRVSASASEIVAQTLQDYGIALIVGDDHTYGKGSFQTFTLNAQSEVVNPEGEYKVTRGRYYTVSGKTPQLTGVQSDIVLPGPLSESELGEQYSKYPLESDSIKPNFDDDLSDIPPFQRERIRFLYKFDLQKKLNMYEKYLPQLRANAEYRMKHNKNYQSFLKELQKVKDHVEGEEEEQFGQNDLQLTEALNVMKDLLFMMEEPKPASK; encoded by the coding sequence ATGATTCTTTTCATTCGTCAAAGCCTCTTCTTGGTCCTTCTTCTAACCCTGCCCTTTTCTCTTTTTTCAAAACTTCCTGACCTGACAGAAAAAAAGGTCACACAAAAAACAAACGAAATTTTAAATTTGCACGCTCATTATAAGAAGCTCACCCCGGAGCTTATGAAACGCATATTAAACAATTTCCTAGAAGAACTTGACCCGACTAAAACTTATTTTATCGAATCTGACATACAGGAGTGGCAAGACCCAAGCGATGAAAAGCTAAATGCCATGATTGCCAATTTCAATGCAGGGAATTTTTCAAATTTCGACAATATATTTAAAACTATGATTGCTGCGGTTGAAAGGCGTCATTCCATAGATAAAGAGATTGACTACTCAAAACTGCCTCAGAATGTCAAAACCGACGAGTTTAAAGACATGCAATGGGTCAAGACAATCGACGGGCTGAAAGATAGGCTTGTTCGGATACGTGCCCTACAAGCAGATACAGCTTCCAGATTAAACGAGGAGTTGAAGGATAAATCCCTTCAAAGAATCGTTAAAAGACAGATTAAATATGAAGATGAGATTCTCAATCCGGATACCGTGGAAAGACAAAAGTTTATCCTAACTAAAGTGCTGAAGGCCGTGACCTCCTCTCTTGACACCCACACCTCTTACTTTACCCCGGAAGAAGCCAAGCAGTTTATGATTAATGTACAGCAAAGGCTCTATGGAATTGGCGCTCAGCTTAGGGATGATCTAAACGGCTTCACAGTAACTAAAATTGTCGAAGGGGGACCTGCCGCTGTTGAAAAAGCCCTTAAGGTTAAAGATAGGATTATCGCAGTCGATGGCGAACCTGTTGTCGGGATGGATATCATCGATGCGGTAGAATTAATTAGAGGGGAAGAAAATACTCCTGTTATTTTAACGGTGATTCGTGAAACGGGGGATGCCGAGCCTAAAAAAGAAGAAAAGGTTGACATCACAATTTATAGAGGACAGGTAGTCCTTAAAGAAGCTCGCTTTGAATCTTCCTACGAGCCTTTTGGGGATGATGTCATTGCGAACTTAAAGCTTCACACCTTCTATCAAGATGCCGACAGCTCTTCCGCGATTGACCTTGCGAAAGAGCTTGAAAAAATTAGCCAGGATAGGAAGGTCAAAGGAGTTATTTTAGACCTCCGCTATAATTCAGGGGGGCTTCTCACCCAAGCCGTTTCTGTAGCGGGTCTTTTTATATCAAAAGGTGTTGTCGTTTCGATTAAAGATAATAGCGGGTTTATTCAACATCTTAGAGATATTGACGGCAAAAAAATCTGGGACGGCCCCTTAATTGTTCTTGTTAACCGGGTAAGCGCTTCGGCCTCAGAAATTGTTGCCCAAACGCTCCAGGACTATGGAATCGCTCTTATTGTCGGTGACGACCATACCTACGGGAAAGGCTCTTTCCAGACCTTTACTTTAAATGCCCAATCAGAGGTTGTAAACCCAGAAGGGGAATACAAGGTGACAAGAGGCCGTTATTATACCGTCTCAGGAAAAACTCCCCAGTTGACAGGCGTGCAGTCAGACATTGTTTTGCCGGGCCCTCTATCAGAATCGGAGCTTGGAGAACAATATTCGAAATACCCCCTTGAAAGTGATTCTATAAAACCCAATTTTGATGATGATTTAAGCGATATCCCTCCTTTCCAACGCGAGCGCATCCGCTTTCTTTACAAATTCGATCTTCAAAAAAAGCTGAATATGTATGAAAAGTATCTCCCCCAACTAAGAGCTAATGCCGAATACCGCATGAAGCATAATAAAAATTACCAATCCTTCCTTAAAGAGCTGCAAAAAGTTAAGGACCATGTAGAGGGTGAGGAAGAAGAGCAATTCGGTCAGAATGACCTTCAGTTGACTGAAGCTTTAAACGTCATGAAGGATCTCTTATTTATGATGGAAGAGCCAAAGCCTGCCTCTAAGTAA